A stretch of Nonomuraea africana DNA encodes these proteins:
- a CDS encoding TAXI family TRAP transporter solute-binding subunit has translation MLLAAGGLLVGCSQQPEIDKVQLRLATGPAGAVYRRIGGSLAEHISEQVPGATVITVPSGASTDNIRMLRAGEVHLGLTSLDALFTTDGRAPEGLSAICRLYDSHLHLVVMAGSAIDEFRDLEGKRISLGARDSGTEFTSLRVLELGRVNADGRYLSQAASAAALRDGEIDAMFSLTGVPTPAITELAQQHPIRLIPLDAQAGALFTAFPGPYAPAMIPTTAYAGVPATRTVAVPNVLLVRNDLPDDLVHAITDTIFTHTGTITSAGRDDAEAVPEAWQINVRTGISTASIPLHPGAAAWFRDRKR, from the coding sequence GTGCTCCTGGCCGCCGGAGGGCTGCTCGTCGGTTGCTCCCAGCAGCCCGAGATCGACAAGGTCCAGCTGCGACTGGCCACCGGGCCGGCGGGGGCGGTGTACCGGCGCATCGGCGGTTCGCTGGCCGAACACATCTCCGAGCAGGTCCCGGGTGCCACGGTGATCACCGTGCCGAGCGGGGCGTCCACCGACAACATCCGGATGCTGCGGGCCGGCGAGGTGCACCTTGGGCTGACGAGCCTGGACGCGCTGTTCACGACCGACGGCCGCGCGCCCGAGGGGCTCTCGGCGATATGCCGGCTCTACGACAGTCACCTGCATCTCGTGGTCATGGCCGGTTCAGCGATCGACGAGTTCCGGGACCTCGAGGGCAAGCGCATATCCCTCGGTGCCCGCGACTCGGGCACAGAGTTCACGTCGCTGCGGGTTCTGGAGCTCGGCCGGGTGAACGCCGACGGTCGGTACCTCAGCCAGGCCGCATCGGCGGCGGCACTGCGTGACGGCGAGATCGACGCGATGTTCTCCCTGACCGGCGTCCCGACACCCGCCATCACGGAGCTGGCGCAGCAGCACCCGATCCGGCTGATCCCGTTGGACGCACAGGCAGGCGCGCTCTTCACGGCGTTCCCAGGTCCCTACGCTCCGGCCATGATCCCCACGACCGCCTACGCCGGCGTCCCGGCCACCCGCACCGTCGCTGTGCCGAACGTGCTTCTCGTGCGCAACGACCTGCCTGATGACCTGGTCCACGCCATCACCGACACCATCTTCACGCACACCGGCACGATCACCTCCGCCGGCCGCGACGACGCCGAAGCCGTTCCCGAAGCGTGGCAGATCAACGTGCGTACCGGGATCTCCACCGCGTCGATCCCGCTCCATCCGGGCGCGGCCGCCTGGTTCCGCGACCGCAAGCGCTGA
- a CDS encoding aldo/keto reductase encodes MRYVKLGSSGLQVSRICLGMMTYGDPGSWEWMLREDAAEPIVRRAVEAGVTFFDTADMYSDGASEEITGRLLGKLFARRDDYVLATKVYFPTGPGPNDRGLSRKHVLAAIDASLTRLGTDYVDLYQIHRWDYETPIEETMEALHDVVRAGKARYIGASSMYAWQFAQAQHTAQAAGWTRFVSMQNHYNLVYREEEREMIPLCLDQGVGVIPWSPLARGLLTGSRRRDGRRRTVRSGSDQLADSMYEDADFDVVDVVRAVADERGLPPAQLALAWLLGRSGVTAPIVGASKVGHLDDAIAAVEVTLSGEEAARLEAPYRPHQIIGHF; translated from the coding sequence ATGCGATATGTGAAGCTGGGCTCGTCGGGGCTGCAGGTCTCCCGGATCTGCCTGGGCATGATGACGTACGGCGATCCAGGTTCCTGGGAGTGGATGCTGCGCGAGGACGCGGCCGAGCCGATCGTGCGGCGCGCGGTCGAGGCCGGTGTGACGTTCTTCGACACCGCCGACATGTACTCGGACGGCGCGAGCGAGGAGATCACCGGGCGGCTGCTCGGCAAGCTCTTCGCACGCCGCGACGACTACGTTCTCGCTACGAAGGTCTACTTCCCGACGGGGCCGGGCCCGAACGACCGGGGGCTGTCCCGCAAACACGTGCTGGCCGCCATCGACGCCTCGCTGACCAGGCTAGGAACCGACTATGTCGATCTGTACCAGATCCACCGATGGGACTACGAGACGCCGATCGAGGAGACCATGGAGGCCCTGCACGACGTGGTGCGGGCCGGCAAGGCACGGTACATCGGGGCCTCCAGCATGTACGCCTGGCAGTTCGCCCAGGCGCAGCACACTGCTCAGGCGGCCGGCTGGACCAGGTTCGTGTCGATGCAGAACCACTACAACCTCGTGTACCGGGAGGAGGAGCGAGAGATGATCCCGCTCTGCCTGGACCAGGGGGTGGGCGTCATCCCGTGGAGCCCACTGGCACGCGGACTGCTCACCGGGAGCCGCCGACGCGACGGCCGGCGGCGCACGGTCCGATCCGGCAGCGACCAGCTGGCCGACAGCATGTACGAGGACGCGGACTTCGACGTCGTAGACGTGGTGCGTGCGGTCGCTGACGAACGAGGCCTGCCACCGGCGCAGCTCGCCCTCGCGTGGCTGCTCGGGAGGTCTGGGGTAACTGCGCCGATCGTCGGGGCGAGCAAGGTGGGTCATCTGGACGACGCGATCGCGGCGGTGGAGGTGACCCTCAGTGGAGAGGAGGCGGCCCGCCTGGAGGCCCCCTACCGGCCACACCAGATCATCGGGCACTTCTGA
- a CDS encoding EamA family transporter, which translates to MPPTGPRAVLSAAPPWTYFIGSAVFHYLGPAFAVLLFTRLAPLGVAALRIWSAALVLALWRRPWRILARLDAGGRRTIIAWGAVLAAMNVCFYLAIARVPLGTVAAIEFLPVIVLAALGARTARNLAALVAAVGGVYVLTGIRLAGEPLGLVFAFANAVLFAAYIVLAHRTARRLRGISGIDGLAAAMLIACVFVAPMGVGQAAPALIDPVTLAAGIGVGICSSVIPYVCDQLAMARMARSTYALLVALLPATATVIGIVVLRQFPSLAELAGVGLVVLSVALHREFRTPPAEEKATLLQEGKTKCDM; encoded by the coding sequence ATGCCGCCCACCGGCCCTCGCGCCGTCCTGTCCGCGGCGCCTCCATGGACCTACTTCATCGGGAGCGCCGTCTTCCACTACCTCGGCCCGGCTTTCGCCGTGCTCCTGTTCACCAGGCTCGCCCCGCTCGGGGTCGCGGCGCTGAGGATCTGGAGTGCCGCACTCGTATTGGCGCTCTGGCGTCGCCCCTGGCGGATCCTCGCCCGGCTCGACGCCGGGGGGCGGCGTACGATCATCGCCTGGGGCGCGGTGCTCGCGGCCATGAACGTCTGTTTCTACCTGGCGATCGCCCGCGTGCCCCTGGGCACCGTCGCCGCGATCGAGTTTCTGCCGGTCATCGTGCTGGCCGCGCTCGGTGCCCGTACGGCACGTAACCTCGCGGCACTCGTGGCAGCCGTCGGCGGTGTCTACGTGCTGACCGGCATCCGGCTGGCCGGGGAGCCGCTGGGGTTGGTGTTCGCCTTCGCCAACGCGGTGCTGTTCGCCGCCTACATCGTCCTGGCCCACCGTACGGCTCGGCGTCTGCGCGGCATCAGCGGCATCGACGGGCTGGCCGCCGCCATGCTCATCGCCTGCGTGTTCGTCGCGCCGATGGGCGTTGGGCAGGCCGCTCCCGCGCTGATCGACCCGGTCACGCTCGCCGCGGGGATCGGGGTGGGGATCTGTTCGTCGGTGATCCCGTACGTGTGCGATCAACTCGCCATGGCACGCATGGCTCGCTCCACGTACGCGTTGCTGGTGGCGCTGCTTCCGGCCACGGCAACGGTGATCGGCATCGTGGTGCTCCGGCAGTTTCCCTCACTCGCCGAGCTCGCCGGAGTCGGGCTCGTGGTGCTCTCGGTCGCGCTCCACCGGGAGTTTCGGACTCCTCCAGCCGAGGAGAAGGCCACGCTCTTACAGGAAGGTAAGACGAAATGCGATATGTGA
- a CDS encoding helix-turn-helix domain-containing protein has translation MPQPPAIPVDEKVGIVPSILAGEMTVAQAARRARVSEQSIGTWKRQFIENGRAGLVAKNSRCHRRPTAAVRIISAWC, from the coding sequence ATGCCCCAACCTCCTGCGATCCCGGTCGATGAGAAGGTCGGAATCGTGCCGAGCATCCTGGCCGGAGAGATGACGGTGGCCCAGGCCGCGCGCCGTGCCAGAGTCTCGGAACAGTCGATCGGCACCTGGAAGCGTCAGTTCATCGAGAACGGCCGCGCCGGCCTGGTAGCGAAGAACTCCCGATGTCATCGGCGACCGACGGCCGCCGTCCGTATCATCTCGGCATGGTGCTGA
- a CDS encoding sensor histidine kinase: MHRRLLVVLVPLAVLLVAALGVPLSVTVAEREMQETYVDRLNDVGRFASLAETALSTGRTEALHQELARYRELYGIPVAVIDTSGTVLLGPAGAYQEAARAEPALPRIVTAALAGARSEPSGEWAPWDDSALVVAEPVGRDSEVVGAVVTISDLSKTRHRILVRWARLAGLGLLPSIALVAVAWPVSAWVLRPVRELDAASSRISQGDLTTRADAEAGPVELRRLAESFNTMMDAVENAVQRQRAFVSDASHQLRNPLTSLRLAVESLEPHLGAAGNGRQVYDVAVDELKAMQRMLNSLQASARMESIRTASPVDLDAVLATRVDRWRALTATAGQTLAVDVPPGLRLLEPSGGLGSILDELISNALRLSDAQVVEVSARVVPGGAGAAGPGDASAAGGVVTIAVRDDGQGIDASERAQALRRFWRSPRHQNVSGTGLGLAICADLVGAAGGDLRLEDGLPRPDGSGHGFAAVVALPAVPRVTSPSI; this comes from the coding sequence GTGCACCGTCGCCTGCTCGTCGTCCTGGTGCCCCTCGCGGTGCTGCTCGTCGCGGCGCTCGGGGTGCCGCTCAGCGTCACCGTGGCCGAGCGGGAGATGCAGGAGACGTACGTCGACCGGCTCAACGACGTCGGCCGGTTCGCGTCGCTGGCCGAGACCGCGCTCTCGACCGGGCGGACCGAGGCGCTCCACCAGGAGCTGGCGCGCTACCGCGAGCTGTACGGCATCCCGGTCGCGGTGATCGACACGTCGGGTACGGTGCTGCTCGGGCCGGCCGGCGCGTACCAGGAGGCGGCGCGGGCCGAGCCGGCGTTGCCCCGGATCGTGACCGCGGCGCTGGCCGGGGCGAGGTCCGAACCGTCCGGGGAATGGGCGCCGTGGGACGACTCCGCACTCGTGGTCGCGGAGCCGGTGGGCCGGGACAGCGAGGTCGTCGGCGCCGTCGTGACGATTTCCGACCTGTCGAAGACGCGCCATCGCATCCTCGTGCGATGGGCCCGGCTCGCCGGGCTCGGGCTGCTGCCGTCGATCGCGCTGGTGGCCGTCGCCTGGCCGGTATCGGCGTGGGTGCTGCGGCCGGTGCGGGAGCTGGACGCGGCGAGCTCGCGGATCTCACAGGGTGACCTCACGACCCGGGCGGACGCCGAGGCCGGCCCGGTCGAGCTGCGGCGACTGGCGGAGTCGTTCAACACCATGATGGACGCGGTCGAGAACGCCGTGCAGCGGCAGCGGGCGTTCGTGTCCGACGCGTCGCATCAGTTGCGCAATCCGCTGACCAGCCTCCGGCTCGCGGTGGAGAGTCTGGAACCGCATCTGGGCGCGGCCGGCAACGGGCGGCAGGTGTACGACGTCGCCGTCGACGAGCTGAAGGCGATGCAGCGGATGCTGAACTCGCTGCAGGCCAGTGCGCGGATGGAGAGCATACGGACGGCGTCGCCGGTGGATCTCGACGCGGTGCTGGCGACCCGGGTGGACCGGTGGCGGGCGTTGACGGCGACGGCTGGGCAGACACTGGCGGTCGACGTGCCGCCGGGGCTGCGGCTGCTGGAGCCGTCGGGTGGACTGGGCAGCATCCTGGACGAGCTGATCAGCAACGCGTTACGGCTGTCGGACGCGCAGGTGGTGGAGGTGAGCGCCCGAGTCGTCCCCGGTGGTGCGGGCGCTGCCGGACCCGGCGACGCCTCCGCGGCCGGAGGCGTGGTCACGATCGCTGTCCGTGACGACGGTCAGGGGATCGACGCGTCCGAGCGGGCCCAGGCGCTACGGCGGTTCTGGCGGTCACCGCGGCACCAGAACGTGTCAGGGACCGGCCTGGGACTGGCGATCTGCGCCGACCTGGTCGGGGCGGCAGGGGGCGACCTGCGGCTGGAGGACGGCCTGCCGCGTCCGGACGGGTCCGGGCACGGATTCGCCGCGGTGGTCGCGTTGCCGGCCGTTCCGCGGGTGACGTCGCCGTCCATCTGA
- a CDS encoding SDR family oxidoreductase — translation MSITKFAVAGATGRLGRHVVDVLTERGRQVVPMSRATGVDIITGEGLAEALTEVDVIIDVASWHASEQEAATEFFRTSARNLHEYGQKAGVAQITVASIIGVDKATTGFVAAKKVHEELLLSGPLAVRILRAAQFHEFVGQLLDWQQGDVAYIPALPTQLVACRTVAEELVDLALDPGEPAPGTPIPEIAGPRKETLAEAAALLGARRGIKVVGVDGSGMPDAEIAAKGGFLPSPHAKLAGPTFQEWLDTQP, via the coding sequence ATGAGCATCACCAAGTTCGCGGTGGCAGGAGCGACCGGGCGGCTGGGACGCCATGTCGTCGACGTCCTCACCGAACGGGGGCGCCAGGTCGTGCCGATGTCCCGAGCCACCGGCGTGGACATCATCACCGGTGAGGGCCTGGCCGAGGCGCTCACCGAGGTGGATGTCATCATCGACGTCGCCTCGTGGCACGCCTCCGAGCAGGAGGCGGCGACGGAGTTCTTCCGCACGTCGGCCCGCAATCTGCACGAGTACGGCCAGAAGGCGGGGGTCGCCCAGATCACCGTGGCGTCCATCATCGGCGTCGACAAGGCCACCACCGGTTTCGTCGCCGCCAAGAAGGTGCACGAGGAACTCCTCCTGTCCGGCCCGCTCGCCGTCCGCATTCTGCGGGCCGCGCAGTTCCACGAGTTCGTCGGTCAGCTTCTGGACTGGCAGCAGGGCGACGTCGCCTACATCCCGGCCCTGCCCACCCAGCTCGTGGCCTGCCGCACCGTGGCCGAGGAACTGGTCGACCTGGCCCTCGACCCCGGCGAGCCCGCTCCAGGAACGCCGATCCCCGAGATCGCCGGACCCCGAAAGGAGACCTTGGCGGAGGCGGCCGCACTCCTCGGCGCCCGCCGAGGCATCAAGGTCGTCGGCGTTGACGGTTCGGGCATGCCCGATGCCGAGATTGCCGCCAAGGGCGGGTTCCTGCCCAGCCCGCACGCCAAGCTCGCAGGACCCACCTTCCAGGAGTGGCTCGACACCCAACCCTGA
- a CDS encoding cytochrome P450 gives MNGQMMTQTPELPLHMRRNGFHPVEELARARDDEGVVRVETPFGPPAYLVCRHEDVRQVLSDPARFSSALTPFPGSGQMNADELAKMQAGQLIGFDPPEHTRLRRMLTPEFTGRRMRRLEPRITEIVQAALHDLERAGKPADLVAHFALPVPSLVICELLRVPYADRAAFQDRSVRLLDTSLPMEQRVAAQREDRAYMAGLVARAQADPGEDMLGMLVREHGDDLRTDELIGIAGLLLLAGHETTSNMLGLGTLALLRHPDQLAMIREDPAQVEPAVEELLRWLSVVQGLPPRTTTTDVEIAGHAIPAGALVILSLPAANRDPAFIDDPDTLDITRGAVGHVAFGHGVHHCLGAPLARMEMRIAFPALLRRLPGLALADTYEQVDFRVFSLVYGLRTLRVTW, from the coding sequence ATGAATGGACAGATGATGACGCAAACGCCGGAATTGCCGCTGCACATGCGGCGGAACGGGTTCCACCCGGTCGAGGAGCTGGCCCGGGCCCGCGACGACGAGGGTGTGGTCCGGGTCGAGACGCCGTTCGGCCCGCCCGCGTACCTGGTCTGCCGCCACGAGGACGTTCGCCAGGTACTGTCGGATCCGGCCCGGTTCAGCAGTGCCCTGACGCCGTTCCCGGGATCCGGGCAGATGAACGCCGACGAGCTGGCCAAGATGCAGGCCGGGCAACTGATCGGGTTCGACCCGCCCGAGCACACGCGGTTGCGCCGGATGCTCACCCCGGAGTTCACGGGACGGCGGATGCGCCGGCTGGAGCCGCGGATCACCGAGATCGTCCAGGCGGCTCTGCACGATCTGGAGCGGGCCGGTAAGCCGGCTGATCTGGTGGCGCACTTCGCGCTGCCGGTGCCCTCGCTGGTGATCTGCGAGTTGCTGCGTGTGCCGTATGCCGACCGCGCCGCCTTCCAGGATCGTTCCGTGCGCCTGCTGGACACCTCCTTGCCGATGGAGCAACGCGTCGCGGCGCAGCGGGAGGACCGCGCCTACATGGCCGGCCTGGTGGCCCGCGCGCAGGCGGACCCGGGCGAGGACATGCTCGGGATGCTGGTGCGCGAGCACGGCGACGACCTTCGCACCGATGAGCTGATCGGCATCGCGGGACTGCTGCTGCTGGCCGGGCATGAGACGACCTCGAACATGCTCGGCCTGGGCACCCTGGCCCTGCTGCGGCACCCGGACCAACTCGCGATGATCCGCGAGGATCCCGCCCAGGTCGAGCCCGCCGTCGAGGAGCTGCTGCGCTGGCTGTCCGTCGTGCAGGGGCTGCCGCCGCGCACGACCACGACGGATGTGGAGATCGCCGGGCATGCCATCCCGGCGGGCGCGCTCGTGATCCTTTCGCTTCCTGCCGCCAACCGCGACCCTGCCTTCATCGACGACCCCGACACCCTCGACATCACCCGGGGAGCCGTTGGTCACGTCGCCTTCGGCCACGGGGTGCACCACTGTCTCGGGGCGCCGCTGGCGCGGATGGAAATGCGCATCGCCTTCCCGGCCCTGCTGCGGCGCTTGCCCGGCCTGGCCCTGGCCGATACGTACGAGCAGGTGGACTTCCGGGTCTTCAGCCTGGTGTACGGCTTGCGCACGCTGCGGGTTACCTGGTGA
- a CDS encoding tripartite tricarboxylate transporter substrate-binding protein yields the protein MRTTSRYRAAARMIAAIGVVSLVAACSGNGGTTGAGPTGGGDAGGYPDQNITFVVPFSAGGPTDTVTRMIAEPMAAKLGTKIVVQNVEGAGGTVGAGEVARAKPDGYTVLMHHIGMSTAPALYKDLGYKPLENFQTVGLVTEVPMTVVARKDFAPATLQDLVTHVKANADKVTLANAGIGAASHLCGLLFQNAAGVKVQEVPYEGTGPALTDLVGGQVDFMCDQTTNTSGQISAGEVKAYAVTTPERVKSLPDLPTTAEAGLPKLQVSVWHGLYVPAGTPQDVVQKLSEALKVALADQKVIDQMAKLGTAPVPAEDATPQAHRAKLQEQLGTWAKVIADAGVKVS from the coding sequence ATGAGAACGACCAGCAGGTACCGGGCCGCCGCGCGGATGATCGCCGCGATCGGCGTCGTTTCGCTCGTCGCCGCCTGTTCCGGCAACGGAGGCACCACCGGCGCAGGCCCTACCGGCGGAGGCGACGCCGGAGGCTACCCGGACCAGAACATCACCTTCGTCGTGCCGTTCAGCGCGGGCGGCCCGACGGACACCGTCACCCGCATGATCGCCGAGCCGATGGCCGCCAAGCTCGGCACCAAGATCGTCGTCCAGAACGTGGAGGGCGCCGGCGGCACGGTCGGCGCAGGCGAGGTCGCGCGGGCCAAGCCCGACGGCTACACCGTGCTGATGCACCACATCGGCATGTCGACGGCGCCCGCCCTGTACAAGGACCTGGGCTACAAGCCGCTGGAGAACTTCCAGACGGTCGGGCTCGTCACCGAGGTGCCGATGACGGTCGTCGCCCGCAAGGACTTCGCGCCCGCGACGCTCCAGGACCTCGTGACGCATGTGAAGGCGAACGCCGACAAGGTCACGCTGGCCAACGCCGGCATCGGCGCCGCGTCCCACCTGTGCGGCCTGCTGTTCCAGAACGCCGCCGGCGTCAAGGTCCAGGAGGTCCCGTACGAAGGCACCGGCCCCGCGCTGACCGACCTCGTCGGCGGCCAGGTCGACTTCATGTGCGACCAGACGACCAACACCAGCGGCCAGATCTCCGCGGGTGAGGTGAAGGCATATGCGGTCACCACGCCGGAGCGGGTGAAGAGCCTGCCCGACCTGCCCACCACGGCCGAGGCCGGGCTGCCCAAGCTCCAGGTCAGCGTGTGGCACGGTCTCTACGTCCCGGCCGGTACGCCGCAGGACGTCGTCCAGAAGCTGTCCGAGGCGCTGAAGGTGGCACTGGCCGACCAGAAGGTCATCGACCAGATGGCCAAGCTCGGCACCGCGCCGGTCCCGGCCGAGGACGCGACACCGCAGGCGCACCGGGCCAAGCTCCAAGAGCAGCTCGGCACCTGGGCGAAGGTCATCGCCGACGCCGGCGTCAAGGTCTCCTGA
- a CDS encoding RNA polymerase sigma-70 factor translates to MSERTEQPTATARGSRMDAATEAFVAHRNLLFTLAYEILGSATDAEDVLQETWMLWVGVDLGTVLDQRAYLIRIATRQALKRLRTLDRRKETYVGPWLPEPLLSTPDVAEDVELADSVSMAMLLVLETLTPTERAVFVLREVFDLDYDEIAEAVDKTPAAVRQIAHRARAHVAARRPRGTGSPAEHRAALQAFQRAVETGELQSLLDILAPDVVALSDGGGVKHALLRPIVGADNVARLLAVGWWKRDADRLVELVQINGGPGLLVRVNGEIDGVVAVRVENGYVTGAYHVRNPEKLSRMEQETAVSR, encoded by the coding sequence ATGAGCGAACGGACTGAGCAACCGACGGCCACAGCTCGTGGCAGTCGCATGGACGCGGCCACCGAGGCGTTCGTCGCCCACCGCAACCTGCTGTTCACCCTCGCCTACGAGATCCTCGGCTCCGCCACCGACGCCGAGGACGTCCTGCAGGAGACCTGGATGCTGTGGGTGGGCGTCGACCTCGGCACGGTGCTGGACCAGCGCGCGTATCTGATCCGGATCGCCACCAGGCAGGCGCTGAAACGACTGCGCACACTGGACCGGCGCAAGGAGACCTACGTCGGGCCGTGGCTACCCGAGCCGCTGCTGAGCACCCCGGATGTGGCCGAGGACGTCGAACTGGCCGACAGCGTCTCGATGGCGATGCTGCTGGTGCTGGAGACGCTCACGCCGACCGAGCGGGCCGTGTTCGTGCTGCGCGAGGTGTTCGATCTGGACTACGACGAGATAGCCGAAGCCGTCGACAAGACCCCGGCCGCGGTACGCCAGATCGCCCACCGGGCACGGGCACACGTCGCCGCGCGCCGGCCCCGCGGCACCGGCTCCCCGGCCGAGCACCGAGCCGCGCTCCAGGCTTTCCAGCGAGCGGTCGAGACCGGCGAGCTGCAGAGCCTGCTCGACATCCTCGCGCCGGACGTCGTCGCCCTGAGCGACGGCGGCGGTGTCAAGCATGCCCTGCTGCGGCCCATTGTGGGGGCTGACAACGTTGCTCGCTTGCTGGCCGTCGGCTGGTGGAAGCGCGACGCAGACAGGTTGGTCGAGCTGGTGCAGATCAATGGTGGCCCGGGGCTGCTCGTCCGAGTTAACGGCGAGATCGACGGCGTGGTGGCGGTGCGAGTGGAGAACGGATACGTCACCGGCGCTTACCACGTGCGCAATCCCGAGAAGCTGTCGCGTATGGAACAGGAGACCGCCGTGAGCCGCTGA
- a CDS encoding response regulator transcription factor, giving the protein MRITIIEDDDRVARGLVTVLAQAGFEVHRLATAAEAVRAAPSDVVLVDMGLPDGDGLDVIRKLRDRPETAVIAVTARSEEHERVRGLRAGADDYIVKPFGIPELLARIDAVLRRTRVARALSHPDEPLVLGPMRIGVGTREVAVDGTPVTLTRKEFELLLLLARRAPNVVSRDVILDQIWGATWESSSRTLDTHIAALRHKLGPAVLIRTIHGVGYRLLADRPELIG; this is encoded by the coding sequence ATGCGGATCACCATCATCGAGGATGACGACCGCGTGGCGCGGGGGCTGGTGACCGTCCTGGCCCAGGCGGGCTTCGAGGTCCACCGCCTCGCCACCGCCGCGGAGGCCGTGCGCGCAGCCCCATCCGATGTGGTCCTCGTCGACATGGGTCTGCCCGACGGCGACGGACTCGACGTGATCCGCAAGCTGCGCGACCGCCCGGAGACCGCCGTCATCGCCGTGACGGCACGATCGGAGGAGCACGAGCGCGTCCGCGGCCTGCGTGCCGGCGCCGACGACTACATCGTGAAGCCGTTCGGGATTCCGGAGTTGCTGGCCCGGATCGACGCCGTCCTGCGGCGCACCCGGGTGGCTCGTGCCCTGAGCCACCCCGATGAGCCGCTCGTCCTCGGCCCGATGCGGATCGGCGTCGGCACCCGCGAGGTCGCCGTCGACGGCACGCCCGTGACGCTGACCCGCAAGGAGTTCGAGCTGCTCCTGCTGCTGGCCCGGCGGGCGCCGAACGTGGTGAGCCGCGACGTCATCCTCGACCAGATCTGGGGCGCGACCTGGGAGTCCTCGAGCCGCACCCTGGATACCCACATCGCGGCGTTGCGGCACAAGCTCGGGCCGGCCGTGCTCATCCGCACGATCCACGGGGTCGGCTATCGGCTCCTGGCCGACCGGCCGGAGCTGATCGGCTGA
- a CDS encoding Lrp/AsnC family transcriptional regulator, translated as MAKRKIRPERAYESKGMDSLDLRILAELQVDARLSFAELGRRVGLSAPAVADRVQRLEETGVITGYRAEVNPRAVGFPVTVMVRIRPAIRELQRISKIAQEVPQIVECYRMTGDDCFYFTMHLRAVDELEPILDLFTPYGHTTTSLIHTAPVPRRPLPLE; from the coding sequence ATGGCGAAACGAAAGATCAGACCCGAGCGGGCATACGAATCCAAGGGAATGGACTCCCTCGACCTTCGTATTCTCGCCGAGTTGCAGGTCGACGCCAGATTGAGCTTCGCCGAACTGGGCCGCCGGGTCGGTCTGTCGGCCCCCGCGGTGGCCGATCGGGTGCAGCGGCTGGAGGAGACGGGAGTGATCACCGGCTATCGCGCCGAGGTCAACCCGCGGGCCGTGGGCTTTCCGGTCACCGTGATGGTCCGGATCCGTCCGGCGATCCGGGAACTGCAACGCATCTCCAAGATCGCCCAGGAGGTTCCCCAGATCGTCGAGTGCTACAGAATGACCGGCGACGACTGCTTCTACTTCACGATGCACCTACGGGCAGTCGACGAGCTCGAACCGATCCTCGACCTGTTCACCCCGTACGGTCACACGACCACATCTCTCATCCACACTGCACCAGTGCCACGCCGCCCGCTGCCTCTGGAGTGA
- a CDS encoding carboxymuconolactone decarboxylase family protein yields the protein MSTPTTTNLRSRMPNPLPFVPEMAVVAEGLHKVIKNGSIPQVTIHLLQLRAGQMLGSTYFTIRETGNLRQAGESEERITAVATWRDATYFTDAERVALELVEAVLSPNPSGERVPDELYAKASAHYDDKALWTLIMAIAHIGFFTPAALIAKPIPGMPPGQNYSE from the coding sequence ATGTCCACACCCACGACGACCAACCTCCGGTCGCGTATGCCCAACCCCCTCCCGTTCGTCCCCGAGATGGCGGTAGTCGCCGAAGGCCTGCACAAGGTCATCAAGAACGGCTCGATTCCGCAGGTCACCATCCACCTGCTGCAGCTGCGCGCCGGGCAGATGCTCGGCAGCACGTACTTCACCATCAGGGAAACCGGCAACCTCCGCCAGGCAGGGGAATCAGAGGAGCGCATCACCGCCGTGGCGACCTGGCGGGACGCCACCTACTTCACCGACGCCGAACGGGTCGCGCTGGAGCTGGTGGAGGCAGTCCTGTCCCCGAACCCGTCCGGGGAGCGAGTCCCCGACGAGCTGTACGCCAAGGCGTCCGCGCACTACGACGACAAGGCGCTCTGGACGCTCATCATGGCCATCGCCCACATCGGCTTCTTCACCCCCGCCGCGCTCATCGCCAAGCCGATCCCCGGCATGCCCCCCGGCCAGAACTACAGCGAGTGA